The nucleotide window CCGGGACCGACGCGAAAGTCCTGAAGCTCGAGGATATTTCGAGCTTATACATCGAATCCGAAGTTCCCGAAGCCGACATCGCCAAAATCAAAGCCCAACAGAAAGCGACGATCCGCGTGAACGCGCTTCCGGATCGGACCTTCACCGGCGACATCGTGCAGATCTTCCTCAGCGCGCGCGATACCGACAACGCCTGGGACCGCAAGGGCGGGACCTTCCCGATTCGGATCAAGGTGGACGATCCGATTCCCGAGCTCAAAACGGGTCTGTCGGCGATCGTCGAGATCGTTGTCGATTCCCGCAAAGACGTGATCCGTTTGGCGCAAGAGTACGTGATCCGCGAAAAAGGAAAATCCTACGTCACCATGGCGAAAGGAAATGAACGTCGCGAGGTTGAACTTGGACTGCGCTCCGATGCGCACGTGGAAATCACCAAGGGCCTGCAGCCCGGCGAAGAGGTGACCTTCCCGATCTTCGATGCGGAAGAGTAACCCATGCTGATCGACGTGCGCGGCCTTTCCTTGAACTACGATTCCGAAGCCGGACCGGTGAAAATCCTGCGCGGGATCGACTTTCAAGTTCAGCGCGGCGAACAGCTCGCGATCTGCGGCCCCTCCGGCTCTGGAAAGTCCACGCTGCTTTACATCCTCGGCGGTCTGTTGCGGCCTTCAGGCGGCGAGGTCCGTTTGGAAAACCGCGAGCTCTGGCACCTCACCGAACCGGAACGCTGCGCGATTCGGGCGCGCAAGATCGGCT belongs to Pseudobdellovibrionaceae bacterium and includes:
- a CDS encoding efflux RND transporter periplasmic adaptor subunit; amino-acid sequence: MTSVTKATSILAILSLVVFTGCGGGKKRKAATATAEKGNVELNVTLSGTVKPFRATVISAPYTGYLRRLYVNVGDRVKKGDPLVSFSPNLTDDEQLYPIRAAYPGLISQVHKLDGDYVVQTGTDAKVLKLEDISSLYIESEVPEADIAKIKAQQKATIRVNALPDRTFTGDIVQIFLSARDTDNAWDRKGGTFPIRIKVDDPIPELKTGLSAIVEIVVDSRKDVIRLAQEYVIREKGKSYVTMAKGNERREVELGLRSDAHVEITKGLQPGEEVTFPIFDAEE